The Podospora pseudocomata strain CBS 415.72m chromosome 1 map unlocalized CBS415.72m_1, whole genome shotgun sequence genome has a segment encoding these proteins:
- the PUP1 gene encoding proteasome core particle subunit beta 2 (COG:O; MEROPS:MER0000542; EggNog:ENOG503NWM3; BUSCO:EOG092641M3), which produces MPGFDFSNYNRNAALHARGVPLPKATSTGTTIVGCIYDGGVVIAADTRATSGPIVADKNCEKLHYISPNIWCAGAGTAADTEFTTALISSQLELHSLSTGRKPRVVTVMTMLKQHLFRYQGHIGAYLVVAGVDPTGTHLFTVHAHGSTDKLPYVTMGSGSLAAMSVFETQWKAKLTQDEAVKLCADAIEAGIWNDLGSGSNVDVAIITPEKTILKRNYIKPNERTQKLKSYVFPTGTTAVLNEKITIRKQDIGNFVSITDLTEAEAGDKMEVDT; this is translated from the exons ATGCCTGGTTTCGATTTCTCAAATTACAACCGCAATGCGGCTCTCCACGCCCGCGGCGTGCCCCTCCCCAAGGCGACCAGCACAGGTACCACCATTGTGGGATGTATATATGATGGTGGTGTAGTG ATCGCCGCCGATACCCGTGCCACCTCAGGCCCCATTGTCGCCGACAAGAACTGCGAAAAGCTCCATTACATCTCCCCTAACATCTGGTGCGCCGGTGCCGGTACCGCCGCCGACACCGagttcaccaccgccctcatctcctcccagcTCGAGCTCCAttccctctccaccggccGCAAGCCCCGCGTGGTAACCGTCATGACCATGCTCAAGCAGCACCTCTTCCGCTACCAAGGACACATCGGCGCctacctcgtcgtcgccggcGTCGACCCCACTGGCACCCACCTCTTCACCGTCCACGCCCACGGCTCCACCGACAAGCTGCCCTACGTGACCATGGGTTCcggctccctcgccgccatgTCCGTCTTTGAGACGCAGTGGAAGGCCAAGCTGACCCAGGATGAGGCTGTGAAGCTCTGCGCGGACGCTATCGAGGCTGGTATCTGGAACGATTTGGGTTCTGGTAGCAACGTGGATGTGGCAATCATCACGCCGGAGAAGACAATTCTCAAGAGGAACTACATCAAGCCAAACGAGAGGACGCAGAAGCTCAAGAGCTATGTGTTCCCAACGGGTACCACGGCGGTGCTGAACGAGAAGATCACGATCAGGAAGCAGGATATTGGGAACTTTGTCAGTATCACGGACTTgacggaggcggaggctgGCGATAAGATGGAGGTTGACACATAG
- the OSM2 gene encoding Osmotic growth protein (EggNog:ENOG503NU5S; COG:C) — protein MASNTVIVVGGGLAGLSAAHSIYLAGGNVHVLDKQGFFGGNSTKATSGINGALTRTQVDLGIQDSVKQFYDDTLKSARDKARPDLIKVLTYKSAAAVEWLQDVFNLDLTLVSRLGGHSQPRTHRGHDAKFPGMAITYALMQRLEELAETEPHRVKITKKARVVDLIKEGNVISGVKAEHDGQTLTIHGPVVLATGGYAADFGEGSLLQKHRPDTMGLATTNGSHATGDGQKLVMKIGGNGIDMDKVQVHPTGLVDPKDPGSKWKFLAAEALRGEGGILLNGDGDRFCDELGHRDYVSGMIHKEKDKGKYPVRLVLNSKASKVLDFHTRHYSGRGLMKKITGKELAKEIGCTPEHLQKTFQTYNAIAEGKQKDPWGKKFFHNMPLDINDDFHVSLMEPVLHFTMGGIEINDKAQVLNKEGKPFEGLFACGELAGGVHGANRLGGSSLLGCVVYGRVAGDSAANYHFQQALKGNVGAARLGQIALHIDPSTPGKISVQWGGEQAALPAPGAQTGAPAEKAAAAPAKADPKAFTIPDKEFTLEEVAKHNKKEDLWVVVKGVVMDLTNWLDDHPGGPQAILNFMGRDATEEFEMLHDDEVIPKYAPGQVIGRVKGQKVTLEI, from the exons ATGGCGTCCAACACGGTAATTGTTGTCGGTGGCGGTCTGGCGGGTCTTTCGGCGGCGCACTCCATCTACCTCGCCGGTGGTAACGTCCACGTCCTCGACAAGCAGGGCTTTTTCGGTGGTAACTCCACCAAGGCCACCTCTGGCATCAACGGTGCCCTCACCCGCACCCAGGTTGATCTTGGGATCCAGGACTCCGTGAAGCAGTTCTACGACGACACACTCAAGTCTGCCCGTGACAAGGCCAGACCCGACCTTATCAAGGTCCTCACTTACAAGTCCGCTGCTGCCGTTGAGTGGCTCCAGGATGTCTTCAACCTTGACCTCACACTCGTTTCCCGTCTTGG TGGTCACTCTCAGCCCCGTACCCACCGTGGTCACGATGCCAAGTTTCCCGGCATGGCCATCACATACGCTCTGATGCAGAGACTCGAGGAGCTTGCCGAGACCGAGCCCCACCGTGTCAAGATCACCAAGAAGGCCCGCGTTGTTGACCTCATCAAGGAGGGCAACGTCATCAGCGGTGTCAAGGCTGAGCACGATGGCCAGACCCTCACCATCCACGGCCCCGTCGTCCTCGCTACCGGTGGTTATGCCGCCGATTTCGGTGAGGGCTCGCTCCTCCAGAAGCACAGACCCGACACCATGGGtcttgccaccaccaacggctCCCACGCTACCGGTGATGGTCAGAAGCTCGTCATGAAGATTGGCGGCAACGGCATCGACATGGACAAGGTTCAGGTCCACCCTACTGGTCTCGTCGACCCCAAGGACCCCGGCTCCAAGTGGAAGTTCTTGGCTGCTGAGGCTCTccgtggtgagggtggtatCCTTCTcaacggtgatggtgaccgCTTCTGCGACGAGCTCGGCCACCGTGACTACGTCTCTGGCATGATccacaaggagaaggacaagggcaAGTACCCCGTCCGCCTTGTCCTCAACTCCAAGGCCTCCAAGGTCCTTGACTTCCACACTCGCCACTACTCTGGCCGTGGTCTCATGAAGAAGATCACCGGCAAAGAGCTCGCCAAGGAGATCGGCTGCACTCCCGAGCACCTCCAGAAGACCTTCCAGACCTACAACGCCATTGCCGAGGGCAAGCAGAAGGATCCCTGGGGCAAGAAGTTCTTCCACAACATGCCCCTCGACATCAACGATGACTTCCACGTCTCCCTGATGGAGCCCGTTCTCCACTTCACCATGGGTGGTATCGAGATCAACGACAAGGCCCAGGTTCTCAacaaggagggcaagccCTTCGAGGGTCTCTTCGCCTGCGGTGAGCTTGCCGGTGGTGTCCACGGTGCCAACCGTCTTGGTGGTTCTTCCCTCCTTGGCTGCGTCGTCTACGGCCGTGTTGCCGGTGACTCTGCTGCCAACTACCACTTCCAGCAGGCTCTCAAGGGCAATGTTGGCGCTGCCCGTCTCGGCCAGATCGCCCTCCACATCGATCCTTCCACTCCCGGCAAGATCTCGGTCCAgtggggtggtgagcaggCTGCTCTCCCTGCTCCCGGTGCTCAGACTGGTGCCCCTgctgagaaggctgctgctgcccccgCCAAGGCCGACCCCAAGGCTTTCACCATCCCCGACAAGGAGTTCACtcttgaggaggttgccaagcacaacaagaaggaggatctCTGGGTTGTTGTCAAGGGTGTCGTCATGGACCTCACCAACTGGCTCGATGACCACCCCGGTGGTCCCCAGGCTATCCTCAACTTCATGGGCCGCGATGCCACCGAGGAGTTCGAGATGCtccacgacgacgaggtcATTCCCAAGTACGCTCCTGGCCAAGTGATCGGTAGAGTCAAGGGCCAGAAGGTCACTCTTGAGATCTAA
- a CDS encoding uncharacterized protein (EggNog:ENOG503P0T1) yields the protein MSLTVTSEPSKTMSSLPADPSSQQQQPTVNMVIRQDPFYVTLDASALLAVSILTVLGMHFVDHLLLEFLIIAVPIALLIHNDYLNFLKLGPGGTPPTPSGYARLTFYRLFTLRDPFTPPPRDVVSSPSTGILSKLPYRPGPRPTVAGLAPQRQLNQHGSVECYNRLRAALENLSKKHPSVFVTATSCLEKHGFALFARHPLNVCGNGEIVHIHSSDRSMHMNLHPDDIKEILEKGWGQRHPMAWSGWVRAPLPETFSMVYAPRDESDLKIVCRIVEAAIWYVIAEKVEIELE from the exons ATGTCTCTCACAGTCACCTCAGAGCCATCAAAAACCATGTCCTCCCTACCCGCCGACCCGTcctcccaacaacagcaacccaCCGTCAATATGGTCATCCGCCAAGACCCATTCTACGTAACACTCGACGCCTCCGCCCTCCTGGCCGTCTCCATCCTGACAGTCCTGGGAATGCACTTTgtcgaccacctcctcctcgagttcctcatcatcgccgtccccatcgccctcctcatccacaacGACTacctcaacttcctcaagCTCGGCCCCGGTGGGACACCCCCTACCCCCTCCGGCTACGCCCGTCTAACCTTTTAccgcctcttcaccctccgCGACCCCTTCACACCCCCCCCTCGGGACgtcgtctcctccccctccaccgggATCCTATCCAAACTCCCTTACCGCCCGGGCCCTCGCCCAACCGTAGCCGGTCTGGCACCTCAGCGTCAGCTAAACCAGCACGGCTCAGTAGAGTGCTACAACCGACTGAGGGCAGCACTCGAGAACCTGTCAAAGAAGCACCCCAGTGTGTTTGTCACCGCAACGTCTTGTCTGGAGAAGCACGGGTTTGCGCTGTTTGCGAGACATCCGTTGAATGTTTGTGGGAACGGGGAGATTGTCCATATTCACAGTTCGGATCGGTCGATGCATATGAACTTGCACCCGGATGATATCAAGGAGATTttggagaaggggtgggggcAGAGGCATCCGATGGCGTGGAGCGGGTGGGTTAGGGCGCCGTTGCCGGAGACGTTTAGTATGGTTTATGCTCCTAGGG ATGAGAGTGACTTGAAGATTGTTTGTCGGATTGTTGAGGCGGCGATTTGGTATGTGATTGCGGAGAAGGTTGAGATTGAGCTTGAGTGA
- a CDS encoding uncharacterized protein (EggNog:ENOG503NXPD; COG:U), producing the protein MAWNIFRIAADLSHITAKCILIFSIHRNRSAEGVSLLTQLFYALVFVTRYTDLFVETHAWNYFFKVFYLLSSFYTLGIMRFVYPRTREKEIAWKLAGLVFSGSLVLSPFFMLIFDKKREWAFTEWLWVFSQILESVCVLPQLLLLRQTTVPTVITSFYIVFLGSYRGLYLLNWFLRELDTNGRKPNPISVIFGIVQTALYADFAWVYWTRQRVKLRNGGVVDADDLRRGWLLSKIFGSEHLRGGSNAVDEDEYDEESAPALGPGRHEVGRDARPGRAKWGSRGISISADEGVYDGESGGSRQEQGVTSSNSRGGFADESEDDLAGGADPDAKMQDPDDLARALNDDESESDEEDKNKKQKAAQQNGGQPSGIRNGDEWDDD; encoded by the exons ATGGCTTGGAAC ATCTTCAGAATAGCGGCCGACCTGTCGCACATAACAGCAAAAtgcatcctcatcttctccatccACCGTAACAGGAGCGCCGAAG GCGTCTCCCTCCTTACCCAGCTCTTCTACGCTCTCGTCTTCGTAACCCGCTACACGGACCTCTTCGTCGAAACCCACGCCTGGAACTACTTCTTCAAAGTCTTttacctcctctcctccttctaCACCCTCGGCATCATGCGCTTCGTCTACCCCCGCACGCGCGAAAAGGAAATCGCCTGGAAGCTCGCCGGCCTCGTCTTTTCCGGatccctcgtcctctcccccttctttaTGCTCATCTTTGATAAGAAACGAGAGTGGGCTTTTACAGAATGGCTTTGGGTGTTCTCTCAGATCTTGGAGTCAGTCTGCGTTTTGCCGcagctgttgctgctgcggcagACGACCGTCCCGACGGTGATCACCAGTTTTTACATTGTGTTCTTGGGGAGCTACAGGGGGTTGTATCTGCTGAACTGGTTCCTCAGGGAGCTGGACACGAATGGGCGGAAGCCGAACCCGATCAGTGTCATTTTTGGGATTGTCCAGACGGCGCTGTATGCGGATTTTGCGTGGGTGTACTGGACGAGGCAGAGGGTCAAGCTGAggaatgggggggtggtggatgcggatgatttgaggagggggtggttgttgagtaAGATTTTTGGGAGCGAGCACCTGAGGGGTGGGAGCAACgcggtggatgaggatgagtaTGATGAGGAGAGCGCGCCTGCGCTTGGACCGGGGAGGCATGAGGTTGGGCGGGATGCCAGGCCGGGGAGGGCAAAGTGGGGGAGTAGGGGGATTAGCATTAGTGCTGATGAgggggtttatgatggggaGAGTGGTGGGTCGAGGCAGGAGCAGGGTGTGACGAGTAGCAATAGTAGGGGAGGTTTTGCGGATGAGTCGGAGGATGATTTGGCTGGGGGGGCGGATCCGGATGCGAAGATGCAGGATCCGGATgatttggcgagggcgttgaatgatgatgagagtgagagtgatgaggaggataagaACAAGAAACAGAAGGCGGCTCAGCAGAATGGAGGGCAGCCAAGCGGGATTAGGAATGGGGATGAGTGGGATGATGATTGA
- a CDS encoding uncharacterized protein (EggNog:ENOG503Q2ZT; COG:U; COG:Y): protein MAFGFGNASNAMMGAPSAGGVGGLSQGSDLEVIQTEGLGFLSLAGDSKVQLTSKWQPAPAPTASLLSIAPRKGLVAAASPDAVHIATTESVRKAFEAPKNGDSDVRPFTPQAKVPLGIRISQLAFTVDEQFLILSAESGGGLAVYNTDTLTQGGTQSAFEIPTNSESLRALVPNPSPDLSHFVAIVTDKGNLLMANLAEKKLVSGANGPVLRSQVSCVSWSTKGKQLVAGVADGSIYQMTPEGVEKAHIPKSPSVGDYHVASLAWIENHVFLAVYNQTNGQDPSVFNLITRHQPPGGTPTFTYQKITDPVEPFVADKTPHHTILRLKDFPPNLDECLLVASTANEGIGLLTRSKTPLTQDKDADKITNVFTTTEFADDSKRAQLPMGEDLTDTFPIGATLDLSSKEKVYKPIPTDEIENSPGPLPGLWVLNNEGVLVSWWVVYNESIRAGTTYPGIVGGSAAQAITPAAPASSGVSAFGSPAVASSGASAFGSSALASPGVSAFGEPSPAPAFGIPSSPAAFGGSSALGAKASPWATASGTSAAPAFGSSAFGSKPAAAVPAFGAPAFGQPSAPAFGQSSLGLGAAKPSPWATGTTASAAPAFGQSGLGSSAAAASKVFGSGAAPPAGGFASFASKGGFGSLGGASSGSSIFGSKPAGSAPAPEVSMDTPTAFPPPAAKTDRPAFGASPFVLGSTFKADTSSAASAFETKKPEGSSMFGSGFSSALEAPASKDEDMDRVTPAPEEKPKSVFGDLGSTTPTSTPAPSKFGFQTAGAEAAKTTLFAPKASAPTSSIFGTPGPASSGLFKPKPETDLFGQPKPAANPFGTPTPAAANVFGSPKPAENPFGAPKIKQEESDKENVKSVPAAPLPPDATNTKAPVKAEEAPLPPDFMKPGPPSKETSKSPGFSESDTGRMPPNLLSTKPKPEVYDAKPPTPEEAPLPPDFIGKPATKLPDVPAVPESPDGSELSECDAEDQTHELEEGEVDEEEEEYDEEESEGSGVDVTKEFSPTTGGFESHTPGITPHGSFDGGMTGSAFSTISRSEANQGRPLFGEINTRNAPSFPKPVPTSPRSPSPMRGPPRASLLRPGPPDTPRSFAPGVASDLLGRRSAPPATSPFGSAPASRARPQEVDPNIKAQMRLAAKREEEAKQALVDPEDEGIQQLLRSKIEPTLQIDEFLATDTRLKEIEKRGENEIPAACEALWRDINRMIDRLGLNSRALQSFILGHTTLRKEDGRDQDDLEHLDDWVIVEAEDLGKIIDNQLSRRLEEGRIQEIDRVEDEISGLMRDLTKLRAKEEDMRKIIMAHVDPDQVNVAKSLPLSAEQAAQQNELRRSFATFSGLLAEAEEALTLLKAKIASAGGASGRAPVPTVDAILRTIQKMTSMAEKRSGDIDVLENQMRRLRLGTPARSREGSPFVGGGGPATPTPNNRRSLLMSPGRGESPFGASVRMGSVGPGGGGGVGPSPRKKLSQFSEEEKKVLRERERRRKNVLGLLRGSLERTGGNVSRLRDDE from the exons ATGGCTTTCGGTTTTGGAAACGCGAGCAATGCCATGATGGGCGCACCTTCCgctggcggggttggggggttgtcgCAAGGAAGCGATCTCGAGGTTATCCAGACAGAG GGTCTTGgatttctctctctcgccGGCGATTCAAAGGTTCAGTTGACCTCAAAATGGCAGCCTGCTCCAGCCCCAACGGCATCCCTTCTTAGCATTGCCCCTCGAAAGGGTCTGGTTGCTGCGGCCAGCCCGGATGCGGTACACATCGCCACAACTGAGTCTGTACGGAAAGCGTTCGAGGCCCCTAAGAATGGCGATAGCGACGTCCGACCGTTCACACCCCAGGCCAAGGTGCCGCTTGGCATCAGGATCTCACAGTTAGCCTTCACCGTGGATGAACAATTCCTCATTCTTTCCGCCGAGTCGGGCGGTGGTCTTGCTGTCTACAATACCGACACGCTTACACAAGGCGGCACGCAATCCGCCTTCGAAATACCTACAAATTCGGAATCTCTCAGGGCTCTGGTTCCAAATCCTTCCCCGGATCTCTCGCACTTCGTCGCCATCGTGACGGACAAAGGCAACCTCTTGATGGCGAACCttgcggagaagaagcttgtATCGGGCGCGAATGGGCCAGTACTTCGTTCGCAAGTCAGCTGTGTCTCATGGAGCACCAAGGGAAAACAGCTGGTTGCTGGTGTAGCTGACGGCTCCATCTACCAAATGACACCCGAAGGTGTGGAAAAGGCACATATTCCAAAGTCCCCCAGTGTTGGAGATTACCATGTCGCCTCGTTGGCCTGGATTGAGAACCACGTGTTCCTTGCTGTTTACAACCAGACAAATGGTCAAGATCCATCTGTTTTCAACCTAATcacccgccatcaaccaccaggAGGAACACCTACGTTCACCTATCAGAAGATCACTGACCCGGTAGAGCCTTTTGTGGCCGACAagacaccacaccacactATCCTCAGGCTGAAGGATTTCCCCCCAAATCTCGACGAGTGTTTGCTGGTTGCGTCAACGGCCAATGAAGGCATTGGTTTATTGACACGCTCCAAGACCCCCTTGACACAGGACAAGGATGCGGACAAGATCACAAATGTGTTCACAACAACTGAGTTTGCTGACGATTCTAAGCGTGCTCAGCTCCCTATGGGCGAGGACCTGACCGATACGTTTCCTATCGGAGCGACGCTCGACCTGTCCAGCAAGGAAAAGGTTTACAAGCCCATCCCGACGGACGAAATCGAGAACTCTCCCGGGCCTCTCCCTGGCCTGTGGGTGCTCAATAATGAAGGCGTGCTTGTGTCCTGGTGGGTTGTCTATAACGAATCTATTCGGGCCGGGACAACGTATCCGGGCATCGTAGGAGGGTCCGCCGCTCAGGCAATCACACCAGCGGCCCCAGCTAGCTCTGGCGTCTCTGCCTTTGGGTCTCCTGCTGTTGCTAGCTCTGGAGCTTCTGCTTTTGGGTCCTCTGCCCTTGCCAGCCCTGGAGTCTCTGCCTTTGGCGaaccctctcctgctccagcttTCGGGATACCGTCCTCTCCCGCGGCATTCGGTGGTTCCTCTGCTTTGGGAGCCAAGGCTTCACCCTGGGCTACCGCATCAGGTACATCTGCTGCCCCAGCGTTTGGTTCCAGCGCGTTCGGTAGTAaaccagctgctgctgtacCTGCGTTTGGTGCCCCTGCTTTTGGCCAGCCATCGGCCCCTGCGTTCGGCCAGAGTTCACTAGGATTGGGGGCAGCTAAGCCTTCTCCATGGGCCACGGGAACAACTGCTTCTGCAGCACCTGCCTTTGGACAGTCAGGTTTAGGCAGCTCGGCAGCCGCCGCCAGTAAGGTGTTCGGTAGCGGTGCTGCTCCACCAGCTGGTGGTTTTGCCAGTTTTGCCAGTAAGGGTGGCTTTGGGTCTCTGGGCGGTGCTTCTTCCGGATCCAGCATCTTCGGATCAAAGCCTGCTGGCTCTGCCCCCGCCCCTGAAGTCTCAATGGATACACCTACAGCATTCCCTCCGCCGGCTGCGAAGACGGACAGACCCGCTTTTGGGGCTTCTCCTTTTGTATTGGGAAGTACATTCAAGGCTGATACCTCAAGTGCTGCTAGTGCCTTTGAAACTAAAAAGCCAGAAGGCAGCTCCATGTTTGGAAGTGGGTTCAGCTCTGCCTTGGAAGCCCCAGCTTCCaaggatgaggatatggatAGAGTAACGCCAGCGCCCGAGGAGAAGCCCAAGTCTGTATTTGGTGACCTCGGATCTACTACGCCAACATCGACACCGGCCCCCTCGAAGTTCGGCTTCCAAACTGCTGGCGCCGAAGCTGCCAAAACGACCCTATTTGCCCCGAAGGCCTCAGCTCCCACATCTAGTATCTTTGGAACTCCAGGACCTGCTTCGTCGGGGCTTTTTAAGCCAAAGCCGGAAACTGACCTCTTTGGTCAACCGAAGCCTGCTGCTAATCCCTTTGGCACACCGACACCTGCCGCGGCAAATGTATTTGGGTCACCAAAGCCTGCGGAAAATCCTTTCGGAGCACCAAAGATCAAGCAAGAGGAAAGCGATAAAGAGAATGTTAAGAGTGTTCCGGCGGCCCCTCTGCCGCCGGATGCAACTA ATACCAAAGCTCCTGTGAAAGCAGAGGAGGCGCCACTCCCTCCGGATTTCATGAAACCAGGCCCCCCCTCGAAGGAAACATCCAAGTCACCAGGATTCAGTGAAAGCGATACTGGGCGGATGCCCCCCAACCTGCTTTCGACCAAACCGAAGCCTGAGGTCTACGATGCCAAACCACCTACCCCTGAGGAGGCCCCCTTGCCGCCTGACTTTATCGGCAAGCCTGCCACCAAACTTCCGGATGTCCCTGCTGTGCCAGAAAGCCCCGACGGGAGTGAACTATCAGAATGTGACGCGGAAGATCAGACTCACGAActtgaggaaggtgaggttgatgaagaagaggaagagtaCGATGAGGAAGAATCGGAAGGCAGCGGCGTTGATGTGACTAAGGAGTTCAGCCCGACAACTGGCGGGTTTGAGAGTCACACTCCTGGCATCACTCCCCATGGGTCTTTTGATGGTGGCATGACTGGAAGTGCGTTCTCGACCATTTCAAGATCCGAGGCCAACCAAGGTCGCCCGCTTTTTGGCGAGATCAACACGAGGAACGCCCCGTCGTTCCCCAAGCCGGTGCCGACAAGCCCTCGATCGCCGAGTCCGATGCGAGGTCCACCTCGGGCGAGCCTTCTCCGGCCTGGTCCCCCCGACACTCCTCGGTCCTTTGCGCCAGGTGTTGCGTCGGATCTCTTGGGACGTCGCTCAGCACCCCCGGCTACCAGCCCGTTCGGTTCTGCTCCAGCTAGCCGGGCGCGGCCACAGGAGGTCGACCCTAACATCAAAGCCCAGATGAGGCTCGCGGCCaagcgagaagaagaagccaagCAAGCCCTCGTGGATCCGGAAGACGAGGGCATCCAGCAACTTCTCCGCTCCAAAATTGAGCCTACTCTGCAGATTGACGAGTTCTTGGCGACGGACACAAGGCTCAAGGAAATTGAGAAGCGCGGAGAGAACGAGATCCCAGCTGCGTGCGAGGCTCTCTGGCGGGATATCAACCGCATGATTGATCGCCTGGGCCTCAACTCCCGAGCGCTCCAGTCTTTCATCCTCGGCCATACCACCCTCCGCAAGGAGGACGGCCGCGACCAGGACGATCTCGAACACCTCGATGACTGGGTCATTGTCGAAGCTGAAGATCTCGGTAAAATAATCGACAACCAACTCTCCCGTCGCCTGGAAGAGGGCCGCATTCAAGAGATTGACCGTGTCGAAGATGAGATTTCTGGCCTGATGCGGGACCTGACCAAGCTCCgcgccaaagaagaagacatgCGCAAGATCATCATGGCGCATGTCGATCCCGACCAGGTGAATGTTGCCAAATCTTTACCTCTTAGTGCGGAGCAGGCCGCGCAGCAGAATGAGCTCAGACGATCCTTCGCGACGTTTTCGGGGCTGTTGGCGGAAGCAGAAGAGGCATTGACGCTGCTCAAGGCAAAGATTGCTTCTGCAGGGGGTGCGAGCGGTAGAGCACCTGTTCCTACGGTGGATGCCATCTTGAGAACGATTCAAAAGATGACCAGCAtggcggagaagaggagcGGGGATATTGATGTTTTGGAGAAccagatgaggaggttgaggttggggacTCCGGCGAGGAGCAGGGAGGGGAGTCCgtttgttggtggaggagggccgGCCACGCCGACGCCGAATAATAGGaggtcgttgttgatgagcCCCGGCAGGGGGGAGTCGCCTTTTGGGGCGTCGGTTAGGATGGGAAGTGTTGGacctggcggcggtggtggggtggggcCTAGTccgaggaagaagttgaGCCAGTttagtgaggaggagaagaaggtgctgagggagagggagaggaggaggaagaatgtgttggggttgttgagggggagttTGGAGAGGACGGGGGGGAATGTTAGTCGGTTGAGGGATGATGAGTAG